Proteins encoded within one genomic window of Humulus lupulus chromosome 1, drHumLupu1.1, whole genome shotgun sequence:
- the LOC133804263 gene encoding uncharacterized protein LOC133804263 isoform X1, with translation MNVAGPIAEELWTLTFLNYLYVFILDLSWFSCHLHNFRNNMVYHIYLVYFICCRNLGYNFLTGSLTPPASHQTMGHPQPRYGMPSNSSRRLDETMATKIESLSLSSMEAMQNVLELLSDMLQAVNPGDSVAVKDEVIFELAILFRLMHV, from the exons ATGAATGTTGCTGGTCCGATTGCAGAAGAGCTATGGACTCTGACCTTCTTAAACTATCTGTATGTGTTTATTTTGGACCTTTCATGGTTTTCGTGTCATCTTCACAACTTTAGGAATAACATGGTGTATCATATATACTTGGTTTATTTCATCTGTTGTAGGAATTTGGGCTACAATTTCTTGACAGGCTCTCTTACACCCCCTGCTTCACATCAGACCATGGGTCATCCTCAACCTAGATATGGAATGCCTAGCAATTCTTCAAGAAGGCTTGATGAAACTATGGCTACAAAAATTGAGAGTTTGAG ctTGTCAAGCATGGAGGCTATGCAGAATGTTCTGGAACTCCTAAGTGACATGCTACAGGCAGTAAATCCTGGTGATTCTGTG GCTGTAAAAGATGAAGTGATATTTGAGCTTGCCATTCTGTTCAGGCTGATGCACGTTTAA
- the LOC133804263 gene encoding TOM1-like protein 6 isoform X2 codes for MNVAGPIAEELWTLTFLNYLNLGYNFLTGSLTPPASHQTMGHPQPRYGMPSNSSRRLDETMATKIESLSLSSMEAMQNVLELLSDMLQAVNPGDSVAVKDEVIFELAILFRLMHV; via the exons ATGAATGTTGCTGGTCCGATTGCAGAAGAGCTATGGACTCTGACCTTCTTAAACTATCT GAATTTGGGCTACAATTTCTTGACAGGCTCTCTTACACCCCCTGCTTCACATCAGACCATGGGTCATCCTCAACCTAGATATGGAATGCCTAGCAATTCTTCAAGAAGGCTTGATGAAACTATGGCTACAAAAATTGAGAGTTTGAG ctTGTCAAGCATGGAGGCTATGCAGAATGTTCTGGAACTCCTAAGTGACATGCTACAGGCAGTAAATCCTGGTGATTCTGTG GCTGTAAAAGATGAAGTGATATTTGAGCTTGCCATTCTGTTCAGGCTGATGCACGTTTAA